ATTTTCTTTACTATCTCCTACATCGTCCAAATTAATAATTTATTGTAGTACCTTGATTACACTATTTAAAATTTGCTGGCGAGTATATCTTTGTAAAAGTTTTACTGAATGTTTAATTAAAATTAGCAATTTATAATTAGAATATTACTAATCTTAAATTATTTTGAACGTTTTCTGTCAGTACTAAATAATATGAAGTTCATGCTATCATTGTATGGTATTGGTAATATTGTTAATTCGGTTCACATTCGAATGGATGCTATCTTTAGGCTCCTATTGATGATATCCCTGCTGTTTCCTATGCACTACTTAGATGAAATTCGTAGACGTTATTTTAAAATGGGATCAGCCGGATTTGAACCGACGACCTCCAGCGCCCGAGGCTGGCATCATACCAAGCTAGACTATGATCCCTTTCACCTATTTCCGTATTATCCTATATTATGTCTATGGCAAAAGTGTGTGAATACTGTTATCAGCTTTTAATCCTTTATTTATTAATTTTATGATCAAATAAAATCAAGGCCAATTTCATACTTACATGCTTCAATTAGTTTCTGGTCAAAGCATACTACTTGAGCATCCTTGTGGCCATCCTCCCGGTCGTTTTTCAAAATTCCTAGCTGGATAAGTTTATAAATTATTGAATAGCTTATGGGGAAAGCACCTGTAGCTCCTGGCGAATTGTAGTTTAATATATGAAGCATGTTATTTCTTAGCATAAATATTGGATTCATTACAAAATTACCACCGTTATCTATCAAGTTTGATCGAATTCCAGAGGTTCCACGAATTTTAAAGTCTCTATCTTCGATAAGGGGAAGAAATTTTTTCACTCTATTTATCATATATTTTTTAGAAATACTACTTAATCCTTCTTTGTAGATTAAATTAAGCATCTCTCTGCTAAATAACGTTCTATTTATTTTATTGTTTTTTCCCTTCATTAGTTTGTATATTTTAGGTAAAAATTCCTTTGTATTAACGATCTTGTTGTAGCCATATGGTGAAAAAACCGGACAAGCATTGGGTCCTACTTCTCTGTTCCCGTTAGTCCTAATTATCCAGTGAGGATCCAGAAACGGAAATTGTTGGAATTCAGGTACTGAATAAATGCTATGTTTTGTGAGTGTACTGTACTTTGATGGTGCTATCCAATATTCCCCTCTAAAAAAAAGGTCGCTATATTGATGGATTATTTTGGTCTTATCTAACATATTAATCGAATTGCTTCCAGTGGCGTTGATCAGGAAATCACATTTGATTTCTTTTTTCGTATTTTCAAAAAGGTTAATATATTCTAGGATAATTTCAGGACTTGAATCAGTTCTATTTTTTATCTTTAGAACTTTAGATCGCGTTATGAAGGTTACTTGATGATTTTCACGGGATATCTGGGTTGCTAAACTTTGGGTAATTTGACCATAATTTACCGATGCATCTTTATAACATAAAATCGCTGACTTACATTTAAGATTGGGTTCAATAATTGATATTTCCTTTTCATCCATCATCACAATTTCCTTTTCATCCAAGCCATTTTTTATTCCCCATTCCAAATGCAGCGAAAGTGTACTTAATGATTTATCATCATTTGCTACTTCAATTACCCCATCCTCAACAAATAATATTTTGTTTACTTGACAATATCTTTTCCAAAAATCATAACCATACAAGGCAGCTTTGGCCCAAATTTTCTTCTTTTCAGGATTGTAGATAAAAGGTGCATGGACCTTGCCGGTATTCCTAGAACTAGTATGTAAACCTGCTTTTACTTCCTGCTCAATTATTGTTACCTTTGAGTTTGATAGGGAAGAAATTACATATGCTAAAGTTGTTCCTAGAATACCTGCACCAATAATTACGATATGGTTATTATTTATGGTTAGACACTCTTTCCTCTGTCCAGTATTATTTTTTATACTCCCGTCATAGTTACCCTGCCCGTCATTAACGATTGGTTAATTTCATTTATTTCATGGCTCTTATGTTTTCTTCTTTCTATCACATACCCTGATGTAGAATGATAATATATTATCATGTCCGTAGGATAAAATGAAATTATTGAATGGTTGTCTGAATCCGATGCAAAATGTCGAAGATGAATATTTTCCCACTCAAAGAGTTTGTCTATATTGCCATCAAAATGGAACTTGCTTCCACAAGTACATTGAACATTTCTCCAACTCTCCTTAATATTTCTCAACCATTTGTCCTTTTTTGGCACTACTTCAACTTTTTCAATGTTATTCTTTTTATCCATCATTTTTGAATTATTAGATAGCTGCAAATCCTTTTTCTCCGCGCTCTTCAAATACAATATATGATCTTCTTATTTTAAATCTGTTTACTTTTATGAACACCTGTTATCACATCTAATAGTTTTTGAATAGAGTCCCTCAATCTAATTGAGAAATATGATCTACTCTAAATACTATTTAGTGATTCAACGAAAAATCTATTTTTGATGTTTCATAAATAATTCTCTATATGGCGAATTTGCTGTTTTTCAATGTTATCTTGGCTTTCGAATAGTCAAGACCATTCCACTCGATATGGAATCCCAGACATGTGAGTATATTAATATGTATTTTTTCAGGTATTTTTTTGGAATCTAAAATATTACATGCTTCTCCCAGATTAATGACATTTTTTGTATCTTTCCGAATCTCTTCAATAAACTGCGTATTAAGAATATAATCATCAATCATTAGTAGTCGCTTTTTGGACAACTCACTTTCAAACATATACTTGAAATCATTATTCTTATCTATCAAATCCTTGAGGCTTACCTTTAAGAATGCGTCACCATCAGTGCATTCTTCCTTCAATAATTCGTCTAGTTTACCTAAATACATATAACTCATCTCAGAAATTCTCAATTCTTCAAAGAGTCTGATTACATTTTGAATGATCTTATTCTGATTCTGTGTATTGAGAACATTACGACTTATGTAATTGTTTTCTATATCTTTTATATATTTTATTATCTCTTTAAATGAGATCTTTTCGTTTTTGTAAGAGGTTATCAACACATTCCTGTTATTTTTAATATCGGTTATCTTATTTTCTTCATTTAATTCGTATGACATCAAATTTTCAAGATTGATCACAAGGATCATGAAAAATTTTTCATCATGATTCTTGTTTTGTACTATTTCAAATATTTTAGATATTTTCCTTTCTAGGTATTCTTTTGTCCAGAAACCAATAATCTCAACAAATATGCTTGTGTCAAATTTTGTCAGGATAAAATCTGGTATAAATGCAGTTTTTTGCTTTGTTATAATAGGTTCCGGTTCTCGTTCTATCGCCCATTCTGTTTTAAATAGTTCAAATTTTTGTAAGAATGTCTTTTCTATTTTACTATCAAAAAGCATTGGGACATTAGAATTATCCATGGAAATCTCGCTATTGATTTCTTGGACGTCTATTTTGTTTCTATCCTTGGAATTATATTCATCATGAGATTTCTTGCTTATTGGCAAAGAATTTTTCCTTGATTCATTATACCGATAAACGGAATTTTCTAAGGATGTCTTAATCATTTTATCTGAAGGAAACGAATTTGGGTAGGATTTTTCAGAAATTTCAAATTCATAAACTAGTTTCTTCCCACTGTTTGTTACCCTGAGAATATCCGCCTGTATGTGCCATCTTTCTGATTTCATAATGGTGGGTAATATTTTTGATATCGCAACACCGTATCTGTCAGTCAATTTTATTACATTTAAGGCACCTTCAATGGAGCAAATTATTTTATTTTCTTTAGATTCCTGGGTTGTTTCATCTTCCATATCTAGCCAGTACATTAGACCGAGTCTTTTTACTTCCCTGAGTACTTCTTTCCATCGTGTTCCTAGATTTAGGTCCGATCCCAAACCTATTCTCACTTTTAGGCAACCAAAAAGCAAAGTTTGAATTAATGATATATTATAAAAGAGAAGTAACTTCTCGGCATTAATTGGTAAAAACGTATCCATCATCGTGTTTTCATCTAGATCAGACCACATCACTTTTGATAACATCTCAT
The Candidatus Nitrosocosmicus arcticus DNA segment above includes these coding regions:
- a CDS encoding FAD-dependent oxidoreductase, which translates into the protein MVNDGQGNYDGSIKNNTGQRKECLTINNNHIVIIGAGILGTTLAYVISSLSNSKVTIIEQEVKAGLHTSSRNTGKVHAPFIYNPEKKKIWAKAALYGYDFWKRYCQVNKILFVEDGVIEVANDDKSLSTLSLHLEWGIKNGLDEKEIVMMDEKEISIIEPNLKCKSAILCYKDASVNYGQITQSLATQISRENHQVTFITRSKVLKIKNRTDSSPEIILEYINLFENTKKEIKCDFLINATGSNSINMLDKTKIIHQYSDLFFRGEYWIAPSKYSTLTKHSIYSVPEFQQFPFLDPHWIIRTNGNREVGPNACPVFSPYGYNKIVNTKEFLPKIYKLMKGKNNKINRTLFSREMLNLIYKEGLSSISKKYMINRVKKFLPLIEDRDFKIRGTSGIRSNLIDNGGNFVMNPIFMLRNNMLHILNYNSPGATGAFPISYSIIYKLIQLGILKNDREDGHKDAQVVCFDQKLIEACKYEIGLDFI
- a CDS encoding DUF790 family protein: MISSDLLRCKLDHKNYKIYPILCSLEENSKDIEIAKQVIQVFEYSYQHNLIKEKLSQSLKGLEQTYKDYKLIRGLAAILEKRCTFKSISQIHSNNPHHNYSNQTIELLKNLTAIEIRRSVFDESARQNTALTEQTRKSILEKISNKLGISNEMLSKVMWSDLDENTMMDTFLPINAEKLLLFYNISLIQTLLFGCLKVRIGLGSDLNLGTRWKEVLREVKRLGLMYWLDMEDETTQESKENKIICSIEGALNVIKLTDRYGVAISKILPTIMKSERWHIQADILRVTNSGKKLVYEFEISEKSYPNSFPSDKMIKTSLENSVYRYNESRKNSLPISKKSHDEYNSKDRNKIDVQEINSEISMDNSNVPMLFDSKIEKTFLQKFELFKTEWAIEREPEPIITKQKTAFIPDFILTKFDTSIFVEIIGFWTKEYLERKISKIFEIVQNKNHDEKFFMILVINLENLMSYELNEENKITDIKNNRNVLITSYKNEKISFKEIIKYIKDIENNYISRNVLNTQNQNKIIQNVIRLFEELRISEMSYMYLGKLDELLKEECTDGDAFLKVSLKDLIDKNNDFKYMFESELSKKRLLMIDDYILNTQFIEEIRKDTKNVINLGEACNILDSKKIPEKIHINILTCLGFHIEWNGLDYSKAKITLKNSKFAI